The following coding sequences are from one Melanotaenia boesemani isolate fMelBoe1 chromosome 17, fMelBoe1.pri, whole genome shotgun sequence window:
- the slc44a4 gene encoding choline transporter-like protein 4, whose amino-acid sequence MGKKQEEESSDSQYGDPAQFDPNFNGPIKKRGCTDIICCVLFLAVVLGYIGVGILAWVYGDPRHVIYPRNSTGWFCGIGPNKGRPNLFYYDILKCATSVNVMATALNGLQCPTTQVCVDVCPTGFWAVRINDYISGVPKNVFDPKLCVPSLNLTNPGMTVKEIVEKELCPFFYTPTISVLGRCLPNISALPDIPSYFSSIPGLPSTVNDMVNQLKNGTGDIFNGFNAKDVGIRIFEDFATSWPWILVGLLISMLVSMLFLLLLRFTAPVMVWVLIVGVLGAGAYGIWHCYWEYNNYKQNSASISDVGFTTNVKVYLQVQETWLAFLIMVSVAEAIILLTIIFLRTRILIAIALIQESSKAIGHMMFTLLYPLITFALLLVCVAYWAATALYLATSGGPVYKVVALNSTGSACKSINGSDSCDPQTFTPSNYSSCPSASCIFIKYNDEGLFQKNLFNLQIYNAIAFLWCVNFVIALGQCTLAGAFASYYWAFNKPADIPMFPLCGSFIRSLRYHVGSLAFGALILTLVQIARIILEYIDHKTRAAQNPVARFILCCMKCCLWCLEKFIKFLNRNAYIMIAIYGKNFCVSAKNAFKLLMRNIIRVVVLDKVTDVLLFFGKLLVVGGVGVLSFFFFSGRIQLPGNTFRSESLNYYWMPIITVVFGSYLITHGFFSVYNMCVDTLFLCFLEDLERNDGSLHKPYFMSANLMKILNKSNKAPKKG is encoded by the exons cTTGGGTCTATGGAGATCCTAGACATGTTATTTATCCAAGAAATTCAACTGGGTGGTTCTGCGGCATCGGACCAAACAA AGGCCGACCAAACTTGTTCTACTATGATATTCTCAAATGTGCCACATCTGTTAATGTTATGGCGACTGCTCTGAATGGTTTACAGTGTCCAACCACTCAG gtgtgtgtggatgtgtgtccCACTGGGTTCTGGGCTGTGAGAATAAATGATTATATCTCTGGCGTGCCAAAAAATGTTTTCGATCCAAAACTGTGTGTGCCATCTTTAAACCTGACAAATCCTGGAATG ACTGTGAAAGAAATTGTGGAGAAGGAGCTGTGCCCTTTCTTCTACACTCCCACAATTTCTG TGCTGGGAAGATGTTTGCCTAATATTTCAGCTCTGCCGGACATCCCGAGTTATTTTTCCAGTATTCCAGGTTTACCCTCCACAGTTAACGACATGGTCAACCAACTCAAGAATGGCACTGG ggACATTTTTAATGGCTTTAATGCCAAAGATGTCGGGATCCGAATCTTTGAAGACTTTGCAACATCATGGCCGTGGATCCTTGT CGGCCTGCTGATAAGCATGCTGGTCAGTATgctgttcctgctgctgttaAGGTTCACTGCTCCAGTCATGGTGTGGGTGCTCATCGTAGGAGTCCTGGGGGCTGGCGCATATG GGATATGGCACTGCTACTGGGAGTACAATAACTACAAACAAAATTCTGCTAGCATCTCTGATGTCGGTTTCACCACAAATGTGAAAGTTTACCTGCAAGTCCAAGAAACCTGGCTGGCTTTCT TGATCATGGTATCTGTGGCAGAGGCAATCATTCTTCTGACCATCATCTTCCTCCGGACCAGAATCCTCATAGCCATCGCTCTGATTCAAGAGTCCAGCAA AGCAATTGGTCACATGATGTTCACTCTTCTGTATCCTCTGATCACCTTCGCCCTCCTGCTGGTGTGCGTCGCCTACTGGGCTGCCACTGCTTT ATATTTGGCCACTTCAGGTGGGCCGGTCTACAAAGTAGTGGCGCTAAACTCCACAGGAAGTGCATGCAAGAGCATTAACGGCTCTGACAGCTGTGACCCTCAG ACCTTCACCCCGTCCAATTATTCATCCTGCCCCTCAGCCAGCTGCATCTTCATCAAATACAACGATGAGGGTCTCTTCCAAAAAAACCTCTTCAACCTGCAGATCTACAACGCAATTGCTTTTCTCTGGTGTGTCAACTTTGTCATTGCCCTGGGACAGTGTACACTGGCGGGGGCCTTCGCCTCCTACTACTGGGCCTTCAACAAACCAGCTGACATCCCCATGTTTCCATTGTGTGGCAGCTTTATACGTTCACTCAG GTATCATGTGGGCTCATTAGCATTTGGTGCTTTGATCCTGACCCTGGTTCAGATAGCGAGGATTATCCTGGAGTACATTGACCACAAAACAAGAG CGGCGCAGAATCCAGTTGCACGTTTCATACTGTGTTGCATGAAGTGTTGCCTCTGGTGTTTGGAGAAGTTCATCAAGTTCCTCAACAGGAATGCTTACATCATG ATTGCTATTTACGGAAAGAACTTCTGTGTTTCAGCCAAAAATGCTTTCAAGTTGCTCATGAGAAATATAATAAG GGTTGTGGTGCTCGATAAAGTGACCGACGTGCTGCTTTTCTTTGGGAAGCTCCTGGTGGTTGGAGGAGTGG gtgttttgtccttctttttcttctctggacGAATTCAGCTCCCAGGCAATACGTTCCGCTCTGAAAGCCTCAACTACTATTGGATGCCAATTATT ACGGTGGTGTTTGGTAGCTACCTCATAACTCATGGATTCTTCAGCGTATACAACATGTGTGTCGACACACTCTTCCTCTGTTTCT TGGAGGACTTGGAGCGCAACGATGGATCGCTGCACAAGCCGTACTTCATGTCTGCAAACCTCATGAAGATCCTCAACAAATCCAACAAGGCTCCGAAGAAAGGGTAA